The genomic window aagtaaCAAAATGAGATAGCAGCAGTCTGCTAACTGGATGCTGAGAGCCAAAATCATAAGCATCCAGTTATTTTAGAAAGCTTTGCCAATAGACTAAATAGAATACCACGGGCCAGGTGTCAGTGATTATAATCCCACTGATGCCAAGAGAGTTGCTCCCATTTACAGCAAGCCTGACTTTGGCTCTCCCTCTGCAGTGCAAGAAATAATTCATAAAGCACGGGCTCACAAAGGCAGCCTCGCAAAGCACACCTGCATGGAAGGACCCAAAGCAGGGCAgccctggcacccctgggaGGCTTTGGTGCAGCCCAGAAGCTGTGCTGAACTTACCACCACGAGCACCTGCTCACACGTGTAgctgttttataaaaaaaaaaaaaaaaaaagcagctgcatAAATGCCTAAGCATCTTGTTTCAGCGCCAGTTCTGCCATGGAAAGCAGGCGGGTTGTACATGAGATGAGCTGGACGTGCCTAAAACCAAAATCAGCACTGTGAAAGTAATGAGCATGCCCACACAACCCTAGGCCATGCTCAGAAGCTATTCATTATCACCAGCTTCCAACAAAAGAGCATCCTCGGGCATCTTTCCCAGGTTAAAATGGAATTAACCTGTTATTTCTTCCCCCAGAGACACAGCTTTTGGATGCCTAAGGTGCTTACAGGTACATGGGGAGGTAAGCATATGAAAGCAGACAactgtttgaaaaatattaataaaagagtaaaagcaacaaaaatataaGCACTGAATTCTGCAAAAGGCTCTGCTTTCATGCTGTAAGCAGGTACTTGTTTCTCTCTAAGCAGCCCTTTTTCTGGGGGAAACCTCAGGCTGAGACCAATGAATTCACAAGTCGGACCTACAATGGGGTGGGCCCGTGCTAGGACTCACTCGTCCCAAGAAATAGTTTTTCCCCAAGTATCTACATCTGGCTTAATTAACTATTAATAATGAGATgttccattttccttcccccccccccccccccccccccccccccccaaaacaatgCCTTCCCACTGCTGAAGATACtccaaggatttttttctcaccaTTTCTAAGTTCCGTGCAGCGCATATCTGTCCTTTCACAAGTGGAACCTTGTAGCTATGGAGACGAAGGATGTTAAATCCAAGCTGAAGATAgtatttcggggggggggggggctcgtgGTTGCTACATGCATCTTCGGTgatctgctgctttctgcctccTGAAGTCTTCCTACTAATAGCCAACAAGTAATAAATCACCAGGCAAACACAGGGGGTACGTGCTCCCACTCACAGCCTGGGCTACATTGAGTACAGGCTCCTGGATTTCCACCACAAGTAAGAATCCCAAGGAAAATGGGATAAAACACGTTGAGCTCTGCAAACCTGCGCACCAGCTGAACTTAACCCGAACGGAGCAGCTGGGTAAAAGTGCCGTGGCACTGCGCTAGCACCTGGAAACCAGGTGAGCTGGGGTCCCCTTGTGTTTAAAGCTGTGTGTAACACTCAACATCAGCACGAAGAAATGTATGCCATACCGACCTGTTACTGGACCTGGGAGGACTCTTCACCCTTTCATTTATCTGCCATAATGCAAATTACCTGAATTTCAGTCTCCCCAAACAGCACCCCTTGTCTTTTGTGCACTGCACTCATGATCCAAATTCTGTTACAGATTGGGGTTTTGCTACAGGGACTTTCAGTTAAGGCACGGGGATTCAGCTGTCCTCCAAACCATCTTGTAAATCACACAGAGCAGTACTGCAGCTAATGAAACTTCCGCGGTGTTAAATGCGAGCAAGACGAAAAGACAGCCTTTCAGGTAAAATTAATGCTCCCGGTGACCGCCAAAGAAAATTCCAAGTAACTTTGTTAGCATCCGTTACTTTCTACTTGTGTtgttaacaggaaaaacaaaccaaaaaccaaaaccccacACCTTCAATGGCATGATACTGGCCGAGATGACAGGGGTATGACAGGCGCTTTTCTCTTCGTGAAGACAAAAccactccagagactgcagccccacagcacatgcttctgctttttccttccccttagCTCTGTGGTCCAAGATCAGCTAGGGACGTCAGGTGCCAAACACAAGACGCCTTGCAGAAGCCCTATTTTCTCAAAGTGCAAAACATCCACTTTTCAAAATTCAGGATCCCGGAACTGCAGCTGCTGAACGCTGCTCGGCGTTGACATCTTTCATTCTACCTGGCTGTCAAAGAAGCTGCTTAAAATCTACCGTCTACCACAGTCCATGCAATTTGTAAAAATGGACATGAATAAAAGTCAGCAAGCACGTTGAGAATGTATTCAGGTAGGATGCCCACGACCAGAGCAGAGAAACTGGTCCCCTAAAACCACATCACGTGCAGGGTTAGGTAACAAGAACTGAAACAGGACCGCGCAAACCCTCCTCATCAGGTGTTTTTAAGCAACTGTATTCACAAGTGAAAACATTTCCTCCATACAGGTTAAGTGCCAGTTACAATACAGCAATGAAAAAACACggtattttcttccaaaataacaGACAAAAGAAGCACCATGAACTTTTCCTGTTTGTATTTCCCATGTACTTGCTAAGTCAAAATAATACTGCATGCCTAGTACGTAAAATTATTGACTCCAGTAGAGTTGGGTCTCAAGGTAAGCCTTCAGTTTCaactaaaatacattaaaacaagTAAGACATCTCTCTCAACCCAGATATTTGTAGCTGTATCATTCAACTTGGGGCCTTTGCAAGGCTCAAGTTCAGAAAAAGCTAATGAGGAAGCACGGATGTTTGTGCTTATCCAGCAAAACAAGCACATGCTCAACGccaaggctgtgctgcagtcCTGTTGCCCCCAGGTTTATTCCTGAACCAcatagaaaatgcaaaaaagctTAGGCATTAGTGCTAAATACATCAGAAAACCCTCAAAATTTGACTTGGGGTCTGGATTAGAGAGGTTTCCATGCTtatatttcaaacagaaaaggttAACTCCTCTGTTTCTAGCGATACACCAAAGATGGGACTCTTGTGGTCACTGATAATAAAATGGGAGCAAACGAGAAGAGCAACACTCCTGATGCCTTAATCATAGTTGTTTGCTTCAACTTCATCTAATTCTTTCAGTCTGAATTGTTCAAAAATCATCGCCGCCACCTCCCTGATTGTTATAATTTAACGAGATAACCTCTCATAATGAGCAAACCCAAAAGCAAAGACAACTCATTCATCTTTCTAGCATTTAGAGACACCTCAAGAGCTTCAAACATTTACCTCTCCTTCCCAGCAGCTGAAATGGTTTTAGGAGGATCATGGTTCATACCTCACATTCCCTGGAGCCAGAGATGGTATACGTGCAGGGCCCAGATCCATTAACGGATACATCCATGGTCTCAGAGTTTGTTGGCTTGTAGTCCACGTAATACTCCTGTAAAGGGGAGTTCATTTGCCTTTCAGACTCTCTGGCCTTTTTCCTGCGCCTCTTCATGAGAgagtgctgctggagctgtttcATGCTGGCTGGGTAGCGCTTCCACGACACGTAGATAACCAACAAAATCATGGCCACGGAAAGAAAGAGGGCCACGCTCCCCGCGATTATTTTGTGAAAGGAAACGTGCTCGTACTCTGGCTCCACTGCAGGCGTCGGGAGGTCTGCAGAAGGGCTCGGCATCACGGATGTTGGCTGATTGCTTTCAAGTTTGGAAACGGTGGGTTTAGGAATAAAGACGGGTCTCTGAGGGGTTTTGGGCGCCTGATAGGATCTCTCAGTAACCACCACCTGGATTTCAGCACAGATATTATATGTTTCCACGGCATCGCTCACTTTTTCGCCCTGGATATGTTTAGGGCCTGCACATATCATAGTGCTCTCTTTATTTCCCTTGAAATTCTTTAGCCAAGTGAACAGAGGGCAAATGCTTCGAGTACATTCCCACATATTTCCGGACAGAGTGATGGAGATGAGCGAGATCCACGTGTTGATGGTCTCCTGAGAGATGTTGGTGAGTTTGTTGGAATCCAGGTTCAGCTTTTGGAGGTTGGGGAGGCACTGGAACGTCCCGGGCTCTATCCCTGTAATGTCATTTCCTGATAAATCCAAGTTGTGCAAGGAACTCCAAGTCCACGTTAACCCTTGGCTGATAGACCGGATCCTATTCCACTGCAAGTAAATCGAGCGAAGGTTGAAGAGGCGTGGGAAGTGGGCAAAATTGATCTTAGAAAACTGGTTGTGCTCCAAATGGAGCTCCGTCAACTTCAAAAGGCCAGCGAAAGCATTACGGGATAAGCTCCGCAGGCGGTTGTAGCCCAAATCCAGAAAATCGAGGTTTCGGCAATCTTGGAAAACTCGGATCGGCACGGTCTTCAGCGAGTTAGACCGCAAATGCAAGATCAAGAGTTTACGGAGGCCCTTGAACTGCTCGGACTGCAACACCTGCAACTTGTTGTACGAGAGGTCCAGGTTGCGGAGGTTGGGGACTGGGTGAAACGTTTTGTTGTGCAGATGGGTAATTTTGTTGGAGCTTAGAATTAATTCCTTCAGCCTGCGGATCCCCTGAAATGCATCCTCATCCACGGAGCTGATGTAATTATGGTCAAGATAAAGCCATATGAGCTGATTCAGGCCCGCAAACTGATTTGATTTCAGCTTCTGAATGCTGTTGTACCGTAACGATAAGCCTTGAGACCCTCCAGAAATATTCTGAGGGATGTCTCTGAATGCGTGAGATTCGCAGTACACAATCTTGCCATCGCATCTGCAGTTCTTGGGGCAAGCTCGCTGAGCCCCCGCAAGCATAACAAACAGCACCATAGGAAGTAGCACTAACACCACACTCATGCCTCTCAGCTGCTTAATTAAATGGAAACCtacaatattaaaaagaaaacaaatgtgcattgtaaagctattaaaataaatcaccaaCAGATTACTAACGTCAATGGGGTTTCTAATAAAGCTTTAGCGAAGCAGTGGATTTGGAGGACAACCTGTTTGCATCCAGTCTTGCACTTTTTGTTGTATAAATGCCTGTCCTTTGAGTTTCTGGCTTGCCATCTCTCCTACCTGCACCATCACCAGTCCTGCTCGTGTTATTCAATTACTTTTGTGTGATTTATGATCCCTTAGAAGGACCAAGAGCCTGTTTTCTATTCACTTTTCTCCTGTACATCATCTCTCAATGTTGCTGCTATATCCTTATCACTAGATGCTGAGGTTTTAACAATAAACATATTTGTCAAGTCACTGTGCTGAATGCTCCATAGTGCTGGAAAGGAAATGAGCCAAAGCTTCTGCTATTTACGTGGTGCTAAATATGTTCCTTGATAAAAGCAATTGCAAGTTCAATTCCTCCGAAGATTTCTGCAAGAAGTGAGAAATTTACTTATAATAAAGTTCGATCCATCTTTAAAATACGTATTTATTGCAAAATCAAGAAGTAAAGGCTCTACTTTTTGCactaagttattttttttaagactagGTTTAAGTTGCTCATTATTTTCACGTACCTAAAATATATAGAGACGTACAGAAAAAGTTCAAACATAGAGGGAAGTATACTATATAATGCTAGCATGGGAGCTGAATACCAAGATAATGTTAGACGACATTTCTTTACAAGGAGTCTTAGCCTTAATACTGATGTGAAGTTATCTACATGTAGCTGTGAATACCTACACATTTACTGCTCTGGGTATACCTCTATTGCATATCCTCTGTGaaaatatacatacaaatacTTACGTATAAACACTGCCTTAAGagcagcaaaacacagaaagtTTAAAGGGGTATATTTGGATTTCAGCTCTTCCACAGCTCTAttgattttaagatttttgcatttcagatgtCAAAATTCTCATGTAGTACCAACGCTGTTGCATGACCACAGTGATATTTTCTACATTCCTTGAATAATTACGAATAGGGTTGCGGGGGGCTGTCAGAAAATCCAACACATACGCACGCTTTCCTTAGCCTGCAGTGATTTGAGGGCTGATGCCTCTGTCCAGAGTTGCAGTCTTGCCAGGAATTAAGATGCATTTTTAcaacaggaaatatttcaagGGCTGGGATCTCCTTGATAAATAATTACTTTATTATTTGTTGCAAAAccatccttttttctttttttttttttgctgcagttaTTTAATCCGTTTTTAAACCAATTGGCAATCTACGAAGTAATTCCTAATCTAAAATGTCCCTGACTATGTGACTCTGCCATTCACTTTAATggttggattttttatttaaatcgTCATTTTTTTGCTACTGCctgtgtgccagcagcagcagccagctagAAATATGTTCTTGCTGTTACAGacttgggggttggggggaaggagggagagaaataaACCTGTCACACTTGAAAAAATAAGACTGGCAAATGACTGCTGGAAATCCAGCAGCAATATTAGGGATATCTTTTCAAAGACCAAATGAGCCTTTTCAGAACCACCTATACAAcaaaatccccccccctcccttctgCTTCCCACATACCGCAAAGTGTTAACAGCCCTTTCTGACAGCCTGAATAATGCCGCTACAGGCTCATCGAATATGAATATAAAGCCAGGAGGAATTTGGTGTGAGCGTGCCTCATGCATGTATGTACTTCTCTGTGTGTCTGCAGGTGTGTGGGTGGGTTGCACAGACGGCCAACGCACTCTCCACAGCCCTTAACTCCGTGCATGCATTTACAGATTAATTACATATAAAACCACTGCAGGAGGAAaggtgtgttggggggggggggatacaTGATCTAAAAATACAATAGCAAGTACAGTGAGTCACCTGGCAAAGGAATGCACTGCTGCTGTTTAGgctgttttcctctcttgaaGAGCTAATAATCCAACTGAAAAATATACCatacagctgcagctgtgctagcaaacaaacaagaaaagttcACTTACCCATCCTTTTGTCATCAACAAAtgccctccttttcctctctccagctgttttcttctctctcttccctttttgcCTTCCCTTTGCCTCTCTCTTTTTCAAACCGGTCTCTTTTGCCTTAAACCAGCAGCATCTTCATGTCACAGCACGGTTGCCACTCACATCACCGCCATCCAGCGTGCATGCCAGTAACCCACACAAAGTTCCCTAGAGAGGACAAGCAAGAATTTTGGGgatgaggaagggaaaggagagggaaggggctgggggtggggaagacAGGACGAAGGATGGGGGGgagtctggggggggggggggggggtagggagGGACTCTAAGCTCTGAGAGCCATTGTGTAAGTcatcagagaagcagcagcattaaGTGGCAATCTGCAAGTCAAAGCTAGAGCTCACCGCGAAGGTAAAGCAACTTctggggaagaaagcaaaaaatcttTGCCGGTACCTAGCATCTCTCATTCTGCTGCCTTTTGCCATTCCCAGCCACAGCGATCCATCCTCCGGCCTCCCAGCTCCCGGAGCAGGCAGGCCTCCCGTGCTGGGGGAGAGCCCGGTTTAAAAGCTACGCAGGCAAGGTTTCTCCATTTAGCTGGTCAGGTTTAAAGTGTTTTGTAGCTGTGCTGAGAGGCAGCTCTTGTCTAATTCAGAAGGCTTTCCAGAGAGTGATGATGCTTTGGAGCTTGTTGGTGCTAATGTTCTAGTTTGTGATACACTGAGTGCCCTCCACTGGAGAAAACAGATCACACATTAAAGGCATGAACAAGTGCTCCTGTCATTGCTATGCAGACTTTCtcccttcagaaaagaaaattaaagacaCAGCATTGCCTTGCCCACCGTCGTCCCTCCCCGGACCCCTTCGCCTTTCCCCAGATTATTAAATGTTTATCTGGGGGATTCTCTCGCGACGGGTGTAAAAGACTGAATAAAACACCTGGTCCCTGGGTAGTTGGCAACCCGATCTTTTTCTAATCCACCTGACCTGAATATTTGTCTTCGGCAAATtctgaactgtttttgttttcctgcattcACAGGGTGAGAACAGGAACAGGGGTGTCTGCAGATTAAAAGTGAAAGTCATGttaaaggagggggggggggtcaggaaaTGCCCAAACTGATCattcacagaaaagaaacttaATTACAGGCACCACATCTGACTGTAAACATACCGAAAGcagcttgcttttccttttttaatgcaagtgctttttttttttttttttttttggtcagaaaaACACCAAGTTTGTGagcactgcagagctgaagATGCAGAACGATGCCGCCTTTTCTCTTATAAatcccccttctccccagccccccccggctcccagGCAGGGACTCCTCACGCCCGCCTGGGTTTCGGCAGgcttcagccccagcccctgcggtGAGATCCGGGCTGTGCCACTTCCACGGCGTTTCACCTTCTGCTGTGCGTCTGGCAGGCTTACCAGGGCTTCACTTCGTTCTCCCTCGGTTCGACAGGAAGATGTCAGAGGGATCTGGAGCCAGAGCAGCACCACGGAGCCTCTCATTGCCCCGttaaccagcagcagcagtgaacaTTCGCCCCGGCGGAGGCCCCACAAACGCACCCGTGCTGTTTGGGGTTTCCAAGGCAGCTCAAGCACCCCAAGGCAGCACCGTGCTGTGCCCTAACACTTGTAACCTGGGCTCCTAAAGCTTATTTCCTTGCGCAGTCTGCTCCCTCTGTCCTGGAGTTTAGATGCCAAAATggtggatttattttatttattttcttaataaagtCTGGCATGAACTGACACTGcgttattcattttttaaaaattgcccCTTTTCACTGAACAGCATCCTGCCCAGCGTTTTACAGCCCGTATCGCTTGACGTTTCCGTGCATTTGTACTGCTTATTCCAAGTtaacacaacaaaaatgaaattccatAAAACTCAAGGGCAGACTCGGAGCTCCTCTGTTTCAGTTCCATGCGACCCTATTGCCACTATCCCAACTCACcactgcccagccccagcaccttgCCCCCCGCAGGAGCAAACAGGCTGGGACACAGAATGGGCAAAGTAGTCAAgctccatttaaaaataaaaaaatcaatccacaaaaaaaaaaaaaagccaactctttttcccctctgtctGCATCCAGACTGTGATATCTTGAAACTTCtgaataaaaaaagttttttgtttgtcctaTTATGAGAATTTGTTGCTATCTGCAGATCAGAGCCAGATTTGAATAAGAAAAATCTAATTAATCCCTGTTTTTACTCCGAAATGGCCAGCTATGCTCACACCTTCCTCAAACAAGGTTCGGAACTTCATTACCATAAATGATATCGAAAGGACTTTTTCCAGATCTGTATTAACTACCTCTGCATTACGGTCAGTACCACTTCAGCTAACATTCATATTTATTCATGATACAATTTCCTAATAAAGGTAAAAGCTGAAGTGTGCAGCTATTATACCTCGTGTTGATAATTCTCCAGGAAGAGTCCATTTGAAACTCTGCCAGATCACAGACCGACCTGAGAAGTGATGTCTAAAGCAACCGTGCAGATTTCCAGGGGATGTCTTTTCCTGGATTCCTGGATCCTTTGATCTCACATCAGCTGAAGCAGCGTTGTCATAAGCTGTCCTGCTGCTATGCACTTATTGAGGCTCAAAAAATAACATGTTTCtacaaaaagttttaaataattttagtttCGCAGAAGTCTTCTGATACTGTAACTGAAAATATGAATTCtaaaacagaaagctttgaTACTGTAGGTAATCAAAAAAACAAGTGAGCTTTCACTCAACAACATAAAGGGGGTTGGTTGGTTGCTTGTGGgatgttttggttggttggttttttgttttgttttgtttttacattttctaacaaaaaaaacatttgacaaagaagaaaaaagatgggaAACTTGCAATCAGTCTAAATAGGTGgttctggagagaaaaaaaaaagcaaaccccaTCAAGGAAAGGAGGATGAAAATGCCCGTTTGTGGTTTTGTTCCGTTTCTTTGGAGCGGTGAGTGGAACGAGACAGAAGCTCAGAGAAACCTGAAATGTTCTAAGTGCTTGGCTGATCCTCGTCCAGCTGGCAAAGCCTCCTGCCACCTGACCAGGAGTTACCTAGAGAAATTATCCATACTAATAAGTTCATGTGCCATGGGATCTATAGTTTCTCTTCCATGATAATGAACCTGTATTTGTCTAGTTAAGTTGGTGATCAATACTAACAGTTgtaattttatatacatatttgttAAGTATGCTTGGAATTTTGGCCTTGAGCCTTTCAGCTTACCAGCTTGTTTCCATGTACAAAGGCTTAGCAATTAATAGCAACAATAGATTGTATTTACATTGCTCCTGCATAGTGTAACACATTTTACTGGGAAAGACACGTGAAGGATAAAGGAGCCTACGAGGTGTTTTGGCCTCTCCACAGCACGGCCAGATCCACGTCTGCAAAGCTCCTGACTCGCTCAGGCAGCAAATAGTACTTTT from Anser cygnoides isolate HZ-2024a breed goose chromosome 26, Taihu_goose_T2T_genome, whole genome shotgun sequence includes these protein-coding regions:
- the LRRTM4 gene encoding leucine-rich repeat transmembrane neuronal protein 4 isoform X2 — protein: MGFHLIKQLRGMSVVLVLLPMVLFVMLAGAQRACPKNCRCDGKIVYCESHAFRDIPQNISGGSQGLSLRYNSIQKLKSNQFAGLNQLIWLYLDHNYISSVDEDAFQGIRRLKELILSSNKITHLHNKTFHPVPNLRNLDLSYNKLQVLQSEQFKGLRKLLILHLRSNSLKTVPIRVFQDCRNLDFLDLGYNRLRSLSRNAFAGLLKLTELHLEHNQFSKINFAHFPRLFNLRSIYLQWNRIRSISQGLTWTWSSLHNLDLSGNDITGIEPGTFQCLPNLQKLNLDSNKLTNISQETINTWISLISITLSGNMWECTRSICPLFTWLKNFKGNKESTMICAGPKHIQGEKVSDAVETYNICAEIQVVVTERSYQAPKTPQRPVFIPKPTVSKLESNQPTSVMPSPSADLPTPAVEPEYEHVSFHKIIAGSVALFLSVAMILLVIYVSWKRYPASMKQLQQHSLMKRRRKKARESERQMNSPLQEYYVDYKPTNSETMDVSVNGSGPCTYTISGSRECEEISFGSHGHKKSTDRNSLGF
- the LRRTM4 gene encoding leucine-rich repeat transmembrane neuronal protein 4 isoform X1 → MGFHLIKQLRGMSVVLVLLPMVLFVMLAGAQRACPKNCRCDGKIVYCESHAFRDIPQNISGGSQGLSLRYNSIQKLKSNQFAGLNQLIWLYLDHNYISSVDEDAFQGIRRLKELILSSNKITHLHNKTFHPVPNLRNLDLSYNKLQVLQSEQFKGLRKLLILHLRSNSLKTVPIRVFQDCRNLDFLDLGYNRLRSLSRNAFAGLLKLTELHLEHNQFSKINFAHFPRLFNLRSIYLQWNRIRSISQGLTWTWSSLHNLDLSGNDITGIEPGTFQCLPNLQKLNLDSNKLTNISQETINTWISLISITLSGNMWECTRSICPLFTWLKNFKGNKESTMICAGPKHIQGEKVSDAVETYNICAEIQVVVTERSYQAPKTPQRPVFIPKPTVSKLESNQPTSVMPSPSADLPTPAVEPEYEHVSFHKIIAGSVALFLSVAMILLVIYVSWKRYPASMKQLQQHSLMKRRRKKARESERQMNSPLQEYYVDYKPTNSETMDVSVNGSGPCTYTISGSRECEVPHHMKTLPYYSYDQPVIGYCQAHKPLHVNKGYDTMSREQAETTNLELSRDHSFIATIARSAAPAIYIERIPN
- the LRRTM4 gene encoding leucine-rich repeat transmembrane neuronal protein 4 isoform X3; the encoded protein is MGFHLIKQLRGMSVVLVLLPMVLFVMLAGAQRACPKNCRCDGKIVYCESHAFRDIPQNISGGSQGLSLRYNSIQKLKSNQFAGLNQLIWLYLDHNYISSVDEDAFQGIRRLKELILSSNKITHLHNKTFHPVPNLRNLDLSYNKLQVLQSEQFKGLRKLLILHLRSNSLKTVPIRVFQDCRNLDFLDLGYNRLRSLSRNAFAGLLKLTELHLEHNQFSKINFAHFPRLFNLRSIYLQWNRIRSISQGLTWTWSSLHNLDLSGNDITGIEPGTFQCLPNLQKLNLDSNKLTNISQETINTWISLISITLSGNMWECTRSICPLFTWLKNFKGNKESTMICAGPKHIQGEKVSDAVETYNICAEIQVVVTERSYQAPKTPQRPVFIPKPTVSKLESNQPTSVMPSPSADLPTPAVEPEYEHVSFHKIIAGSVALFLSVAMILLVIYVSWKRYPASMKQLQQHSLMKRRRKKARESERQMNSPLQEYYVDYKPTNSETMDVSVNGSGPCTYTISGSRECEV